The Lepidochelys kempii isolate rLepKem1 chromosome 5, rLepKem1.hap2, whole genome shotgun sequence genome window below encodes:
- the NANS gene encoding N-acetylneuraminate-9-phosphate synthase, translating to MPLEFELCPGRRVGGAQPCFIIAEIGQNHQGDLAIAKQMIRMVKECGADCAKFQKSELEHKFNKKALERPYTSKHSWGKTYGEHKRHLEFSHDQYRELQKYAKEIGIYFTASGMDEMAVEFLHELDVPFFKVGSGDTNNFPYLEKTAKKGRPMVISSGMQSMDTMHKVYQLVKPINPNFCILQCTSAYPLQPEDVNLHVITAYQSAFPDIPIGYSGHETGVAISVAAVAMGAKVLERHVTLDKTWKGSDHQASLEPNELAELVRTIRLVEKAMGSPVKQLLPCEMACNEKLGKSVVAKVPIPEGTVLTLAMLTVKVGEPKGYLPEEIFDLVGKKVKINIEEDETITEDAIENHVKKVKC from the exons ATGCCGCTGGAGTTCGAGCTGTGCCCGGGCCGGCGGGTCGGGGGGGCCCAGCCCTGCTTCATCATCGCCGAGATCGGCCAGAACCACCAGGGGGACCTCGCCATTGCCAAGCAGATGATCCGCATGGTCAAG GAGTGTGGAGCAGACTGTGCCAAGTTCCAGAAGAGTGAGTTGGAGCACAAATTTAACAAAAAAGCCCTGGAGAGGCCCTATACCTCCAAACACTCCTGGGGAAAGACTTATGGAGAGCACAAGCGCCACCTGGAGTTCAGTCATGACCAGTATCGAGAGCTGCAAAAGTATGCAAAGGAGATAGGCATCTActtcacagcctctggcatggatGAG ATGGCGGTCGAGTTTCTGCATGAACTGgatgttccattttttaaagtagGATCAGGGGATACAAACAATTTTCCATATTTGGAAAAAACAGCAAAGAAAG GTCGCCCAATGGTAATTTCCAGTGGGATGCAGTCAATGGACACAATGCACAAGGTTTATCAGCTTGTGAAACCGATCAATCCCAACTTCTGCATTCTCCAGTGCACTAGTGCTTACCCTCTTCAGCCTGAAGATGTCAACCTCCATGTGATAACG GCGTATCAGTCAGCTTTTCCCGATATCCCCATTGGCTATTCTGGACATGAGACTGGTGTAGCCATTTCAGTAGCAGCAGTTGCTATGGGTGCTAAAGTACTGGAACGCCATGTGACTTTGGACAAAACATGGAAAGGAAGTGATCACCAGGCATCCCTGGAGCCGAATGAACTGGCAGAATTGGTGAGAACGATCCGTCTGGTGGAAAAAGCAATGGGGTCTCCAGTCAAACAGCTCTTGCCCTGTGAAATGGCCTGTAATGAAAAG CTGGGAAAGTCCGTGGTGGCAAAAGTGCCTATCCCTGAAGGTACGGTGCTGACTCTTGCCATGCTCACAGTGAAGGTGGGAGAACCTAAAGGATACCTCCCAGAAGAAATTTTTGATCTGGTTGGCAAAAAGGTCAAAATAAACATTGAAGAAGATGAAACAATCACTGAAGATGCAATAGAAAATCATGTTAAAAAAGTGAAATGCTAA